One Pseudoalteromonas ulvae UL12 DNA window includes the following coding sequences:
- a CDS encoding pyridoxal phosphate-dependent aminotransferase, giving the protein MPIIKKSNKLEGVCYDIRGPVLKQARKMEDEGQKVLKLNIGNPAAFGFDMPEDMHKDIVRNLSAGQGYCDSKGLYSARVAIYQHYQQKNFSNLDVDNIFIGNGVSELIQMSTQALLNSGDEVLIPAPDYPLWTASVRLSGGTPVHYLCDEVQDWFPDIADIRSKITSKTRAIVLINPNNPTGAVYDEALLQDLLGLAREHKLLVFSDEIYEKILYDGVVHTSIGSLCDDLPIITFNGLAKTYRAAGLRMGWMVLSGKLSGISDYIQGLDILASMRLCANVPAQFAIQQALGGVQSIDDLIKPTGRLYQQRDIVWQGLNAIEGVSCTKPKGALYAFAKFDRAKFNVHDDEKLIFDLLMQEKILLVHGRAFNWPEPDHFRLVFLPHQDQLKPALAQMARFFDGYRQ; this is encoded by the coding sequence ATGCCAATAATTAAAAAAAGTAACAAATTAGAGGGTGTCTGTTATGACATCCGCGGGCCAGTGTTAAAACAAGCTCGAAAAATGGAAGATGAAGGTCAAAAAGTACTCAAGCTCAACATTGGTAACCCTGCCGCTTTTGGTTTTGATATGCCAGAGGATATGCACAAAGATATAGTGCGAAACCTATCTGCTGGACAGGGATATTGTGATTCCAAGGGGCTCTATTCTGCCCGAGTTGCCATTTACCAGCATTACCAACAAAAGAACTTTTCGAATCTGGATGTGGATAATATTTTTATTGGCAATGGCGTCAGTGAACTTATTCAAATGAGCACACAAGCGTTGCTCAATTCTGGGGATGAAGTTTTGATCCCTGCTCCTGATTATCCACTTTGGACGGCCTCAGTGCGACTTTCTGGTGGTACACCGGTTCATTATTTGTGTGACGAAGTGCAAGATTGGTTCCCTGATATTGCCGATATTCGAAGTAAAATCACCTCTAAAACCCGTGCGATAGTGCTCATTAATCCAAACAACCCTACAGGAGCTGTCTACGATGAAGCGCTACTGCAGGATTTGCTTGGGCTTGCGCGAGAGCATAAATTATTGGTTTTCTCCGACGAAATTTACGAAAAAATTCTCTATGATGGTGTGGTCCATACCTCTATCGGCTCGTTATGCGATGATTTGCCAATTATTACCTTCAATGGTTTAGCTAAAACCTATCGTGCTGCTGGCTTAAGAATGGGTTGGATGGTGCTCAGTGGTAAATTGTCGGGAATAAGCGATTATATTCAAGGGTTAGATATTTTGGCATCCATGCGCTTGTGTGCGAATGTGCCAGCGCAGTTTGCGATTCAACAAGCTTTGGGTGGCGTGCAATCAATCGATGACTTGATTAAGCCAACAGGGCGCTTATATCAGCAACGTGATATTGTTTGGCAAGGCTTAAATGCGATTGAGGGCGTGTCATGCACTAAGCCTAAAGGGGCGTTGTATGCATTTGCGAAATTTGATCGTGCAAAATTCAATGTGCATGATGATGAAAAGCTGATTTTTGATTTATTAATGCAAGAGAAAATATTACTAGTTCATGGTCGGGCGTTTAATTGGCCAGAGCCTGATCACTTTAGATTGGTTTTTTTACCTCATCAAGATCAACTTAAACCCGCTTTAGCGCAAATGGCGAGGTTTTTTGATGGTTATCGCCAATAA
- a CDS encoding M15 family metallopeptidase, whose amino-acid sequence MMSTLACGTHEDHLTDFQGHLVHTAIVPDLIRLHAAAQKAGFSLAIASSFRSFERQLIIWNNKFNGVRPVLDKYEQQVDMSQLSERERVFAILLFSALPGASRHHWGTDLDIYDSNAVSDDYQVKLEQHEYEKGGPFYSFNLWLNEQLPDLGFFKPYQSYSGGVAAEPWHISHIRQSEHIAEQLDVNVLTQVLNQADIAGKAEILKHLPEIYQQYIVNINAPNT is encoded by the coding sequence ATGATGTCCACCTTAGCTTGCGGGACACATGAAGATCATTTAACTGATTTTCAGGGTCATCTAGTCCATACAGCAATTGTCCCTGATTTAATTCGCTTACACGCCGCAGCACAAAAAGCTGGGTTTTCATTGGCGATTGCATCAAGCTTTCGCAGTTTTGAGCGCCAATTAATCATTTGGAATAATAAATTTAATGGTGTGCGTCCTGTTCTGGATAAGTATGAGCAGCAAGTTGATATGAGTCAGCTATCTGAACGAGAACGTGTGTTTGCTATTTTACTCTTCTCGGCACTGCCGGGCGCAAGTCGCCACCACTGGGGAACTGATCTTGATATTTATGATAGCAATGCAGTCAGCGACGACTATCAAGTGAAATTAGAACAACATGAATATGAGAAAGGCGGCCCTTTTTATTCGTTCAACCTGTGGTTAAACGAGCAACTTCCGGACTTGGGTTTCTTTAAACCTTATCAAAGCTACTCAGGAGGAGTGGCGGCAGAGCCTTGGCATATCAGCCACATCAGGCAAAGCGAACACATAGCGGAACAATTAGATGTGAACGTGTTAACGCAAGTACTTAATCAAGCTGATATTGCTGGTAAAGCCGAGATTTTAAAGCACCTACCAGAAATCTATCAGCAATATATTGTCAATATTAATGCGCCAAATACATAG
- a CDS encoding Hpt domain-containing protein, with amino-acid sequence MPDVTIDENALVSMQSLLGEHFEATLSFCHTEFDRLHSELESSFHSDNETAIRNSHSLKSNAAQFGAVSLAEIAKNIEHLLLENKLKEAEEFLVQLEPHILATKEKMTAWLINQ; translated from the coding sequence ATGCCCGATGTAACCATTGATGAAAACGCGTTGGTGAGTATGCAGTCACTGTTAGGTGAGCATTTTGAAGCTACGTTGTCCTTTTGTCATACTGAATTTGATCGCTTGCATAGTGAACTAGAAAGTAGTTTTCATTCAGATAATGAAACCGCGATTAGAAATTCGCACAGCTTAAAATCCAATGCGGCGCAGTTTGGTGCTGTCTCTTTGGCTGAAATAGCAAAAAATATCGAACATTTATTGCTTGAAAATAAACTCAAAGAAGCAGAAGAATTTTTGGTGCAACTTGAACCGCATATCCTTGCTACAAAAGAGAAAATGACGGCTTGGTTAATAAATCAATAA
- a CDS encoding EAL domain-containing protein: MNNLHLFDSLLSHSQHGVLVVDEQFNILYFNKWLATRTGLDLNEYQDKSILSALGLETHSSFADAVSECFRHQQPICLSPPEDTFTLPLFDSVKCLPICQQLHLSIFEYQSTQYCQIEVFNVSDTLYRQEQSNQRAQSLLQMSKALKQSESKLRSVVEHIQQGLLTFDEKGLILDYNQAVKKIFASPLIDITELLPELNLRDYTLSSALEQLGLTHSEQWLPLKHCPALAHCHYEMSITKINHPAEPFYLAQLRDVSSFKQQEEQLSEIARLDPLTQIPNRLVLEDRTEQALGRSKRNQQFMAMVLIDLDEFKQINDSLGHQSGDKLLKIVAKRISQSIRKTDTVARLGGDEFCIIFEQLDSHEQCRDLLKKLVNQLEQTTLLNGHEIIPKASVGACITKGEIDQQELYKRADSAMYQAKKMTRGSIKIYQHSHEQKRHSTLQNELDKGLDYTELELFFQPSLSTSEQALVSVEALLRWRLNGKAMLPKQFICVMEQDGCFTEIERWVIHEACRQRKAWLQKELINDDVTLAVNISQSFFYHPSLIKMLRNELNRFELDASMLELDIKESTLLLSSKRASKILKELKELGVKIAIDNFGMGVSSLAILHHHPIDRIKLDKQLFHNNATQSLPLIIGIIEAARSLNIDILAEGIENKTMLDYLIKIKCDAYQGYLIAKPSRNDVFESFLKSTV; this comes from the coding sequence ATGAATAATTTGCACCTTTTTGATTCCCTTTTGTCCCACTCGCAACACGGTGTTTTAGTTGTTGATGAGCAATTTAACATTCTTTATTTTAACAAGTGGCTAGCAACCAGAACAGGACTTGACTTAAACGAATATCAAGATAAATCAATTCTAAGTGCTTTGGGACTTGAAACCCACAGCTCTTTTGCTGATGCTGTCAGTGAATGTTTTCGACATCAGCAGCCAATCTGCTTATCTCCTCCAGAAGATACATTTACATTGCCTTTATTCGACAGTGTTAAATGCCTTCCTATTTGCCAGCAGCTCCATTTATCAATTTTTGAATATCAATCGACACAATACTGCCAAATAGAGGTGTTTAATGTCTCTGACACTTTGTATCGGCAGGAGCAATCAAATCAACGTGCTCAATCACTATTACAGATGAGCAAAGCACTCAAGCAATCTGAAAGTAAATTACGCAGTGTAGTTGAACACATTCAGCAAGGATTACTCACATTTGATGAAAAAGGGCTGATCCTCGATTATAATCAGGCCGTTAAGAAAATTTTTGCTTCTCCATTGATTGATATTACAGAGTTATTACCCGAATTAAATTTACGAGATTACACGCTTAGTTCAGCCCTTGAACAGCTTGGTCTCACTCACAGTGAGCAATGGCTTCCTTTAAAACATTGTCCAGCGCTTGCCCATTGCCACTATGAAATGTCCATCACAAAGATAAACCACCCAGCGGAACCTTTTTATCTCGCCCAACTTAGGGATGTCAGTTCATTTAAACAACAAGAAGAACAGTTATCTGAAATTGCTCGACTCGATCCACTAACGCAAATCCCAAATCGTTTAGTATTAGAAGATCGCACGGAACAAGCTTTAGGACGAAGTAAACGAAATCAGCAATTTATGGCCATGGTTTTAATTGATTTAGATGAATTTAAGCAAATCAACGATTCGTTAGGTCATCAAAGTGGTGATAAGTTACTTAAGATAGTTGCAAAACGAATATCGCAATCAATCAGAAAGACCGATACAGTCGCCCGCTTAGGTGGCGATGAATTTTGCATTATTTTTGAGCAGCTTGATTCGCATGAACAATGCCGTGATTTGCTGAAAAAATTAGTTAATCAGCTTGAGCAAACGACCCTATTAAATGGCCATGAAATTATCCCAAAAGCCAGTGTCGGGGCATGTATTACTAAAGGTGAGATAGACCAGCAGGAGTTATATAAACGCGCTGATTCTGCGATGTATCAAGCTAAAAAAATGACTCGTGGTTCCATTAAAATTTATCAGCACAGTCATGAGCAAAAACGTCATTCAACATTACAAAATGAGCTTGATAAAGGCTTAGATTACACCGAACTCGAACTGTTTTTTCAACCTAGCTTATCGACTTCTGAGCAAGCCTTGGTCAGTGTTGAAGCACTGTTAAGATGGCGATTAAATGGTAAAGCAATGCTTCCCAAACAATTTATCTGTGTGATGGAACAAGACGGCTGTTTTACTGAAATAGAGCGCTGGGTAATACACGAGGCATGTCGCCAACGAAAAGCATGGTTACAAAAAGAATTAATCAATGACGATGTCACTTTGGCGGTCAATATTTCCCAGTCCTTTTTTTACCACCCAAGTTTAATCAAAATGCTACGCAATGAACTCAACCGCTTTGAGCTAGACGCCAGCATGCTGGAACTGGATATCAAAGAATCAACCTTATTACTGTCCAGTAAACGCGCCTCAAAAATACTCAAAGAACTCAAGGAACTGGGAGTAAAAATTGCCATTGATAATTTTGGCATGGGTGTCTCCTCGTTAGCTATTTTACATCACCACCCTATCGATCGGATCAAGTTAGACAAACAGTTATTTCATAACAACGCCACTCAAAGCTTACCTCTGATCATTGGTATTATCGAGGCTGCTCGCTCGCTGAATATTGATATTTTAGCCGAAGGTATTGAAAACAAAACCATGCTTGATTATCTGATCAAGATTAAATGTGATGCTTATCAAGGTTACCTGATCGCCAAGCCGAGTCGTAATGATGTGTTTGAGTCTTTCTTAAAAAGTACCGTATAA
- the dapE gene encoding succinyl-diaminopimelate desuccinylase: MSKQAVIELAQQLIQRPSVTPLDEGCQQLMAERLTAIGFEHESLFFVDTLNMWSRKGTQSPLFCFAGHTDVVPTGPESAWHLPPFSGLVQDGYLHGRGAADMKGSLAAMIVATERFVTDYPDHRGSIAFLITSDEEGPFINGTPRVIETLEARNEKIDMCLVGEPSSSHKVGDVVKNGRRGSLTGFVKVKGIQGHVAYPQLAKNPIHLVSPALTELSQTQWDKGNEFFPATSFQISNINSGTGAGNVIPGELDLQFNFRFSTEVTADELKSRVVSIFDHHGFDYEINWTLNGLPFLTSAGSLVDATVKAIEHVAHYAPSLQTTGGTSDGRFIAQTGAQVIELGPCNATIHKVNECVSVEDLEKLTDMYYHILIELLA; encoded by the coding sequence ATGAGTAAACAAGCTGTTATAGAGCTCGCCCAACAGTTAATTCAGCGGCCTTCTGTCACCCCTTTAGATGAAGGTTGCCAACAACTTATGGCTGAGCGCCTCACTGCGATTGGCTTTGAACATGAATCACTCTTTTTTGTCGATACCTTAAATATGTGGTCTCGCAAAGGCACGCAATCGCCTTTGTTTTGTTTTGCCGGCCACACTGATGTCGTGCCAACAGGGCCAGAGTCTGCTTGGCATTTACCGCCATTTAGTGGTTTAGTCCAAGATGGTTATTTGCATGGCCGGGGCGCAGCCGATATGAAAGGCTCGCTTGCCGCAATGATTGTCGCCACGGAACGATTTGTCACTGATTACCCTGATCACCGAGGCTCTATTGCATTTCTTATTACCTCAGATGAAGAAGGGCCATTTATAAATGGCACACCCCGAGTCATCGAAACATTAGAAGCTCGCAATGAAAAAATAGACATGTGCTTAGTGGGCGAACCATCATCCAGTCATAAAGTGGGCGATGTCGTAAAAAATGGTCGACGAGGTTCACTGACAGGTTTTGTGAAAGTCAAAGGCATCCAAGGTCATGTCGCTTATCCGCAGTTGGCTAAAAACCCAATTCATTTAGTCAGTCCAGCCTTAACCGAATTATCTCAAACACAGTGGGATAAGGGTAATGAGTTCTTCCCTGCTACCAGCTTTCAGATTTCTAACATCAATAGTGGTACCGGTGCGGGTAATGTTATTCCGGGTGAACTGGATTTACAATTTAACTTTCGTTTTAGTACTGAAGTGACCGCAGATGAATTAAAGTCTCGGGTGGTGTCTATTTTTGATCATCATGGTTTTGACTATGAAATTAATTGGACACTCAATGGCTTGCCCTTTTTAACCTCTGCGGGTTCATTGGTCGATGCCACAGTCAAAGCCATTGAGCACGTTGCGCACTATGCCCCATCACTGCAGACGACAGGAGGCACCTCTGATGGACGGTTTATCGCCCAAACAGGCGCGCAAGTAATTGAATTAGGGCCGTGTAATGCCACTATCCATAAAGTAAATGAATGTGTCAGTGTCGAAGATTTAGAAAAACTTACCGACATGTATTATCACATTTTAATTGAGTTATTAGCTTGA